The Glycine soja cultivar W05 chromosome 8, ASM419377v2, whole genome shotgun sequence genome has a window encoding:
- the LOC114422260 gene encoding probable receptor-like protein kinase At1g11050, with protein MKIVVMLLLPPLMFALFFSCTSSLAVSTNTSTTCPMDLNYVLRIPWNTSACHNFQQTLAAKNGTDANTCCISLLSLFGIGLANHLKETSQFQLQNLASSLSCIKDFQSKLSSLSLPNNLVDTCFDPLQFVISPNICAGIQTIPDWTKKVGQSTPLNTACRSDLTDISLCDVCLQAGLQVKQKLISIDGNASHSIDCFYFAILYAAGIVNEFGPESNGAVSCIFSISVYSQGGSGGKRHQALVFGLTGAGVALLVMSSFLGMYSWYDRKHRRKKLETFNQFDFDPEEQGGSRPRLRPNTGSIWFKIEELEKATDNFSSKNFIGRGGFGMVFKGTLSDGTVVAVKRILESDFQGNAEFCNEVEIISNLKHRNLVPLRGCCVAEEDENCDERGSSQRYLVYDYMPNGNLEDHIFLSSTEDSQKSKGLSLTWPQRKSIILDVAKGLAYLHYGVKPAIFHRDIKATNILLDSDMRARVADFGLAKQSREGQSHLTTRVAGTHGYLAPEYALYGQLTEKSDVYSFGVVVLEIMCGRKALDLSSSGSPRAFLITDWAWSLVKAGKIEEALDGSLVKDKDESFPSSNPKSIMERFLLVGILCSHVMVALRPTIADALKMLEGDIEVPQIPDRPMPLGHPSSFYNNDHGSTFSISPALSGPKLQTGDMLRSIIEN; from the exons ATGAAGATTGTTGTGATGCTATTGCTACCGCCCTTGATGTTTGCACTGTTTTTTTCATGCACGAGTTCATTGGCAGTATCCACAAACACAAGTACCACATGCCCCATGGACTTGAATTACGTTCTGAGAATCCCATGGAACACTTCTGCCTGCCATAACTTCCAACAAACTCTGGCGGCTAAAAACGGAACCGACGCAAACACATGTTGCATCTCTCTCTTGTCCCTCTTCGGAATAGGACTTGCAAATCATCTCAAGGAGACTTCTCAGTTCCAACTCCAAAACCTTGCCTCCTCACTTTCATGCATCAAAGACTTCCAATCAAAGCTCTCTTCCCTCTCTCTCCCCAACAACCTCGTTGACACATGCTTCGACCCTCTTCAGTTTGTGATCTCCCCAAACATCTGTGCTGGAATTCAAACCATCCCTGATTGGACAAAAAAAGTTGGTCAGTCCACACCACTCAACACTGCTTGCAGATCAGATCTCACTGACATCTCTCTCTGTGATGTGTGTTTACAAGCTGGATTGCAGGTCAAGCAGAAGCTTATTTCCATTGATGGTAATGCCTCACATTCCATTGATTGTTTTTACTTTGCCATTCTCTATGCTGCTGGGATTGTCAATGAGTTTGGACCTGAAAGCAATGGTGCTGTAAGTTGCATTTTTAGCATATCAGTTTACTCACAAGGGGGCTCTGGGGGAAAGCGTCACCAGGCTCTTGTGTTTGGTTTGACAGGTGCCGGGGTTGCTTTGTTGGTCATGTCTTCTTTTTTGGGGATGTATTCGTGGTATGACAGGAAGCATAGGAGGAAAAAGCTTGAGACTTTTAATCAGTTTGATTTTGACCCTGAGGAACAAGGTGGCTCTAGGCCTAGATTGAGACCCAATACAGGGTCCATTTGGTTCAAAATTGAGGAACTTGAGAAGGCTACCGATAATTTTTCATCCAAGAACTTCATTGGCCGAGGTGGGTTTGGGATGGTGTTCAAGGGAACCCTGTCTGATGGAACCGTGGTGGCGGTTAAAAGGATCTTGGAATCTGATTTTCAAGGGAATGCTGAGTTTTGTAATGAGGTGGAGATCATTAGCAACCTCAAGCACCGGAATCTGGTGCCCCTTAGGGGGTGTTGTGTGGCTGAGGAGGATGAGAATTGTGATGAAAGGGGAAGCAGCCAAAGGTATCTTGTGTATGATTACATGCCAAATGGGAACCTGGAAGACCATATCTTTTTATCATCAACGGAGGActctcagaaatcaaaagggtTGTCATTGACTTGGCCTCAGAGGAAAAGCATAATCTTGGATGTGGCAAAGGGGTTGGCCTATTTGCACTATGGAGTTAAACCAGCAATTTTCCACAGGGATATCAAGGCCACCAATATACTACTTGATTCAGATATGAGGGCAAGAGTTGCTGACTTTGGACTTGCAAAACAAAGCAGGGAGGGTCAGTCTCATCTCACTACTAGAGTTGCTGGAACTCATGGATATCTGGCACCAGAATATGCACTCTATGGTCAACTCACTGAGAAGAGTGATGTGTATAGCTTTGGTGTGGTTGTTTTGGAGATAATGTGTGGGAGGAAGGCTCTTGACTTGTCTTCATCAGGGTCACCAAGGGCATTCTTGATCACAGATTGGGCTTGGTCATTGGTGAAGGCTGGGAAGATAGAAGAAGCTCTTGATGGTTCCTTGGTGAAGGATAAGGATGAGAGCTTTCCTAGTTCAAATCCAAAGAGCATAATGGAGAGGTTTCTTCTGGTGGGAATTCTGTGCTCTCATGTCATGGTTGCTTTGAGGCCAACAATTGCTGATGCTTTGAAGATGTTGGAAGGTGACATTGAGGTTCCACAAATCCCTGATCGCCCCATGCCACTTGGCCATCCTTCTTCCTTTTACAATAATGATCATGGCAGTACTTTTAGCATATCTCCTGCATTAAGCGGCCCCAAATTGCAAACTGGAGACATGCTCAG GTCTATTATTGAGAACTAA